In the Topomyia yanbarensis strain Yona2022 chromosome 3, ASM3024719v1, whole genome shotgun sequence genome, one interval contains:
- the LOC131691067 gene encoding SET domain-containing protein SmydA-8 isoform X1, whose translation MNHEPTKCALCGVPSSMKCAGCKRTAYCCPEHQKKHWRLQHKNECAKPYEIVEHSEKAKLTRNEEVGRYYLATEEIPKGTILFIETPLVIGPKWNLAEYEQRSMTVPCVGCFSDCQLGLYRCQACHWPACKPDCPGLENANLHALECGILRLGAGPKPRDDPEAMFDYYRYDSLLVLKCLALQMTDRKRFEQMMQLESHYEARKGTQFYREADERTVQYLLRNFLAPLKKLEEKQGKSVLPICDAKTLHKISGLLEVNAMVIPLSNGREICGLYPIGCMLEHCCMPNCFYTFNCSKGMKLTFKAGRNIKKGEHLSTTYTHSLWGTQQRRDHLKNNKYFSCGCLRCTDPTELGTYLSALKCVGVDGNACNGYQLPIDPLDDSSDWKCNQCAVDIQADQVNFLLSKIGEEVDFAMERKSSVKQMDDLVSKLSTFLHPNHYFLLTLKHSLIQMYGHMSGYLTGQLPDSILNRKVEICREMMKVIDILDPDSFRLSLYAAVIFLEQQSALIEINERKIRSGVSKEDSSIQKNHNEALNCLSRAKEVLTYEMGTQQGKKILEKVLKATERLEAISIG comes from the exons ATTGTGGAGCACTCCGAAAAAGCCAAG CTCACCCGCAACGAGGAAGTAGGTCGTTACTATCTAGCCACTGAGGAAATCCCAAAAGGAACAATTCTTTTCATCGAAACCCCACTGGTTATCGGACCCAAATGGAACCTGGCCGAGTACGAGCAACGATCGATGACCGTTCCGTGTGTAGGTTGTTTTTCCGACTGTCAGCTAGGTTTGTATCGGTGTCAAGCTTGCCACTGGCCAGCATGTAAACCGGACTGTCCCGGATTGGAGAATGCCAACCTACATGCCCTCGAGTGCGGAATACTTCGGCTTGGCGCGGGACCTAAACCACGGGACGATCCGGAAGCCATGTTCGATTACTATCGGTACGATTCGTTGCTGGTGCTTAAGTGTTTGGCGCTGCAGATGACCGATCGGAAACGGTTCGAGCAGATGATGCAGCTGGAGAGCCACTACGAAGCACGTAAAGGAACTCAGTTCTATAGGGAAGCTGACGAACGGACTGTTCAGTATTTGTTGCGGAATTTTCTGGCCCCGCTAAAGAAATTGGAAGAGAAGCAAGGGAAAAGTGTGCTTCCGATTTGCGACGCGAAGACACTGCACAAGATCAGCGGACTGCTCGAAGTCAACGCAATGGTTATTCCGTTGAGCAACGGACGAGAGATTTGTGGCCTGTATCCGATTGGTTGCATGTTGGAGCACTGCTGCATGCCGAACTGTTTCTACACCTTCAACTGCAGCAAGGGAATGAAACTTACTTTCAAGGCTGGACGAAATATCAAGAAAG GCGAACATCTATCTACGACGTATACCCACTCTCTGTGGGGAACCCAACAGCGTCGCGATCacctgaaaaacaacaaatactTCTCCTGTGGTTGCCTTCGTTGCACGGATCCTACCGAGCTTGGAACCTACCTGAGTGCCCTTAAGTGCGTTGGCGTAGATGGAAATGCCTGCAACGGATATCAGCTACCAATCGATCCACTGGATGACAGCAGTGATTGGAAGTGCAACCAATGTGCGGTCGACATTCAGGCTGATCAAGTCAACTTCTTGCTGTCGAAAATCGGCGAAGAGGTTGATTTCGCAATGGAGCGTAAATCATCCGTCAAACAAATGGATGATTTGGTGTCAAAACTGTCCACGTTTCTGCATCCGAATCACTACTTTCTGCTTACGCTCAAACACTCGCTTATTCAAATGTACGGTCACATGAGTGGCTACTTAACTGGTCAACTCCCGGATAGTATTTTGAACCGAAAGGTTGAAATCTGTCGGGAGATGATGAAGGTTATCGACATTCTGGACCCGGATTCGTTCCGGCTTAGTTTGTATGCCGCGGTGATCTTTCTTGAACAGCAGTCGGCGTTGATTGAGATTAACGAGCGGAAGATACGCTCGGGTGTTTCGAAAGAGGACTCATCAATACAGAAGAACCATAATGAAGCACTCAATTGTTTGAGTCGGGCGAAAGAAGTTCTTACCTACGAAATGGGAACGCAGCAGGGAAAGAAGATTCTGGAAAAAGTGCTGAAAGCAACGGAGCGGTTAGAAGCGATCTCTATTGGTTAA
- the LOC131691067 gene encoding SET domain-containing protein SmydA-8 isoform X2, whose product MNHEPTKCALCGVPSSMKCAGCKRTAYCCPEHQKKHWRLQHKNECAKPYELTRNEEVGRYYLATEEIPKGTILFIETPLVIGPKWNLAEYEQRSMTVPCVGCFSDCQLGLYRCQACHWPACKPDCPGLENANLHALECGILRLGAGPKPRDDPEAMFDYYRYDSLLVLKCLALQMTDRKRFEQMMQLESHYEARKGTQFYREADERTVQYLLRNFLAPLKKLEEKQGKSVLPICDAKTLHKISGLLEVNAMVIPLSNGREICGLYPIGCMLEHCCMPNCFYTFNCSKGMKLTFKAGRNIKKGEHLSTTYTHSLWGTQQRRDHLKNNKYFSCGCLRCTDPTELGTYLSALKCVGVDGNACNGYQLPIDPLDDSSDWKCNQCAVDIQADQVNFLLSKIGEEVDFAMERKSSVKQMDDLVSKLSTFLHPNHYFLLTLKHSLIQMYGHMSGYLTGQLPDSILNRKVEICREMMKVIDILDPDSFRLSLYAAVIFLEQQSALIEINERKIRSGVSKEDSSIQKNHNEALNCLSRAKEVLTYEMGTQQGKKILEKVLKATERLEAISIG is encoded by the exons CTCACCCGCAACGAGGAAGTAGGTCGTTACTATCTAGCCACTGAGGAAATCCCAAAAGGAACAATTCTTTTCATCGAAACCCCACTGGTTATCGGACCCAAATGGAACCTGGCCGAGTACGAGCAACGATCGATGACCGTTCCGTGTGTAGGTTGTTTTTCCGACTGTCAGCTAGGTTTGTATCGGTGTCAAGCTTGCCACTGGCCAGCATGTAAACCGGACTGTCCCGGATTGGAGAATGCCAACCTACATGCCCTCGAGTGCGGAATACTTCGGCTTGGCGCGGGACCTAAACCACGGGACGATCCGGAAGCCATGTTCGATTACTATCGGTACGATTCGTTGCTGGTGCTTAAGTGTTTGGCGCTGCAGATGACCGATCGGAAACGGTTCGAGCAGATGATGCAGCTGGAGAGCCACTACGAAGCACGTAAAGGAACTCAGTTCTATAGGGAAGCTGACGAACGGACTGTTCAGTATTTGTTGCGGAATTTTCTGGCCCCGCTAAAGAAATTGGAAGAGAAGCAAGGGAAAAGTGTGCTTCCGATTTGCGACGCGAAGACACTGCACAAGATCAGCGGACTGCTCGAAGTCAACGCAATGGTTATTCCGTTGAGCAACGGACGAGAGATTTGTGGCCTGTATCCGATTGGTTGCATGTTGGAGCACTGCTGCATGCCGAACTGTTTCTACACCTTCAACTGCAGCAAGGGAATGAAACTTACTTTCAAGGCTGGACGAAATATCAAGAAAG GCGAACATCTATCTACGACGTATACCCACTCTCTGTGGGGAACCCAACAGCGTCGCGATCacctgaaaaacaacaaatactTCTCCTGTGGTTGCCTTCGTTGCACGGATCCTACCGAGCTTGGAACCTACCTGAGTGCCCTTAAGTGCGTTGGCGTAGATGGAAATGCCTGCAACGGATATCAGCTACCAATCGATCCACTGGATGACAGCAGTGATTGGAAGTGCAACCAATGTGCGGTCGACATTCAGGCTGATCAAGTCAACTTCTTGCTGTCGAAAATCGGCGAAGAGGTTGATTTCGCAATGGAGCGTAAATCATCCGTCAAACAAATGGATGATTTGGTGTCAAAACTGTCCACGTTTCTGCATCCGAATCACTACTTTCTGCTTACGCTCAAACACTCGCTTATTCAAATGTACGGTCACATGAGTGGCTACTTAACTGGTCAACTCCCGGATAGTATTTTGAACCGAAAGGTTGAAATCTGTCGGGAGATGATGAAGGTTATCGACATTCTGGACCCGGATTCGTTCCGGCTTAGTTTGTATGCCGCGGTGATCTTTCTTGAACAGCAGTCGGCGTTGATTGAGATTAACGAGCGGAAGATACGCTCGGGTGTTTCGAAAGAGGACTCATCAATACAGAAGAACCATAATGAAGCACTCAATTGTTTGAGTCGGGCGAAAGAAGTTCTTACCTACGAAATGGGAACGCAGCAGGGAAAGAAGATTCTGGAAAAAGTGCTGAAAGCAACGGAGCGGTTAGAAGCGATCTCTATTGGTTAA